The sequence TCAACGCCTTTGCCGGCACTATCCCCATTTTAGGAGTCTGTTTGGGCCATCAAGCCATTGGCGAGGTCTATGCAGGCGAAGTTGTACGGGCAGCTTATCCCATGCATGGCAAGACAAGCGCCATTTTGCATGACGGCTGCGGAGTCTTCCATCATCTTTCCCAAGGCTTTTTGGCCACCCGCTACCATTCCCTTCTTGTAAAGAGGGATTCCCTTCCTTCTTGCCTCCATATTTCGGCTCAAACTTCTGGCGGAGAAATTATGGGGTTGCGGCATTGCCTTTATGATATAGAAGGCGTTCAATTTCATCCCGAATCCATTATGACAGAACAAGGGATGCCTCTTTTAAGGAATTTTCTTGACAAAACACCGCTGTCTTTATAATTTGACGGCAATGCAGAGGCTGTTTCGATAAGCCCTATTGTGCCCGCACGCTATTCCTTTGATTCGTCACGTCAAGATCTGTTTGAGAAATTTCCAACGAATTATCGCTCTATAGAAGGTTTTCTTAAAACTGCTAATGGCCTAGATTTGAGTTCTTTCCCGCTAAAGAGATGCGGATGATTGTCTTATCTTTGTTAGGCAAGCCAGACTAAATACTTGAGTTAAATGTTTTCCGCAGCTTTGCAACTCGTTGAAAAGCGTGTTAAAAAACTTATGATGATTTATAAGATAAGTTTTAAATTCATAACTTTAACAAGGATGGTACAATGAAGCTAAATACCTTAACACTTCTATCCGTCTCTTTTCTGTTACAAATGGGTTTGAGCGCACAACCGCCTCGTCCAGCCCTCGAAGTTCAAGTTCAAAGAGTACCAGATAGCGGCGCCTATTACTATGATAACAGTGGTTATAATGGTGGTGGCTATAACAATGGCTATTATAATGATTACTATAATGGCTATAACAACAATTATGCGCCTCCCCGCGGACGGGGCAACTACCGTAATGCCCCTAACCGTCCTTACTATAATAATCGTCCTTACAGCGATTGGCGCGGCCCTAACGATAATGCGGGCTATAGCGAATGGAGAAATGCACCGGCTTCAAGCATGGATCAAAATTATAAAGGCGAGCAAAGCGCTGACAATCGCGAAGAAGGGGATCAAGAGGGAAATGACTCTTATAAAGGAGAGTCTATGGACACAAATTATCGCCACACCAATCAATTTAATCCAGGCGGCCCTATGCAAGAAGACAGGCGGTTTGGAAATGCCCAGCGCCAGCCTATTGAAGTACAAGAGAGAACCCTTTCTATTATTAAGCCCGATGCCGTCCGTCAAGATCACATCGGTGATATTATCTCTCGCTTCGAACATGCGGGTTTGCATGTTGCCGGAATTAAAATGGTCCATTTGAACAAAAATCAGGCCGCTCAATTTTATCGCGTCCACCGCGACCGCCCATTTTTTCCTGGACTAGTGGATTTTATGGCATCCGGCCCTGTCATTGTCCTGGTTTTGGAAGGCGATCAAGCGGTTGCTAAAAACCGCCAGCTCATGGGAGCGACGGATCCCAAAAAGGCTGAAAAAGGAACAATCCGCGCCGACTATGCAGAATCGGTCAGCCAAAATGCAGTCCATGGCTCGGACAGTCCAGAGGCTGCTAAGGAAGAAATTCTGTTTTTCTTCCGCCCCAATGAACTTTATTCTCATACAAGTGAACAACAACAACAACAATAACTTCTTCTTGGCAGGACTCCTTTACGGAGTTCTGCTCTCGTCTTGAAGTTCGCTTTTTACATCTTAAAATTCGTTCCCAGATAAGTCCGCCGGACATTTTCATTGTGAATCAATTCGTCCACAGTCCCTTCTACCGTCACTTTTCCCTCTTGGACCAAATAACTTTTATCGACAACCGAAAAAATTTCACGGGCATTATGATCTGTAATTAAAATGCTGATATCTTTTTTGGCGAGCAGCTGGATCAGATGCTTGACATCTTGCACGGACAAGGGATCGATATTGGCGAAGGGCTCATCCAACATTAAAAAGGATGGATTAGTCACAAGCGACCGCGTAATTTCTACACGCCGGCGCTCGCCTCCTGAAAGGGCTGCCGCTTTCTTCTTTGCCAAATGTTCTAAGTGCAACTCGCCGAGCAATTGCTCGAGGCGCGCTTTGCGCTCTTGCTTTGAGAGCGGCAGGGTTTCTAAGATGCACAAAATATTCTGTTCAACAGTCAAGCTGCGAAAAACAGAGGGTTCTTGAGCCAGATATCCCATTCCCATGCGGGCCCGTTTATGCATGGGAGATTGGGTGACATCTTTTTCTTGAAAAAACACTTTTCCCTCATCCGGCCGGATTAACCCCACGGTCATATAAAAAGCCGTTGTTTTTCCAGCCCCGTTAGGACCCAATAACCCCACAATCTCGCCTCGACGCACTTGAAAGGACAAGCCATTGACAACCCGCCTGCCGCCATAATTTTTCACAAGATTCTCAACACTTAAACAAATAGAATAAGACTGG comes from Candidatus Protochlamydia phocaeensis and encodes:
- the lptB gene encoding LPS export ABC transporter ATP-binding protein; the encoded protein is MADQSYSICLSVENLVKNYGGRRVVNGLSFQVRRGEIVGLLGPNGAGKTTAFYMTVGLIRPDEGKVFFQEKDVTQSPMHKRARMGMGYLAQEPSVFRSLTVEQNILCILETLPLSKQERKARLEQLLGELHLEHLAKKKAAALSGGERRRVEITRSLVTNPSFLMLDEPFANIDPLSVQDVKHLIQLLAKKDISILITDHNAREIFSVVDKSYLVQEGKVTVEGTVDELIHNENVRRTYLGTNFKM
- the ndk gene encoding nucleoside-diphosphate kinase — protein: MQEDRRFGNAQRQPIEVQERTLSIIKPDAVRQDHIGDIISRFEHAGLHVAGIKMVHLNKNQAAQFYRVHRDRPFFPGLVDFMASGPVIVLVLEGDQAVAKNRQLMGATDPKKAEKGTIRADYAESVSQNAVHGSDSPEAAKEEILFFFRPNELYSHTSEQQQQQ
- a CDS encoding anthranilate synthase component II; its protein translation is MLLFIDNFDSFTYNLVQSFCMLGADVRVVRNQALSIQECLDLNPRHLVIGPGPGTPSQAGISKALINAFAGTIPILGVCLGHQAIGEVYAGEVVRAAYPMHGKTSAILHDGCGVFHHLSQGFLATRYHSLLVKRDSLPSCLHISAQTSGGEIMGLRHCLYDIEGVQFHPESIMTEQGMPLLRNFLDKTPLSL